Proteins encoded within one genomic window of Brachybacterium sp. P6-10-X1:
- a CDS encoding TIGR03089 family protein: MSSQTSIQLLTALERSGPRPALAWYGEAARIELSGHVLANWVIKSIGHLHDELALEPGEAVVLDLPAHWKRLALALAAWSLGADVTVLDRIAEHEHEHEHEHEHEHEHESAPAGPRVVATDRPDSALAADADEVLALDAVSLAPRFGGALPVLAHDWVAEVRASPDQLGVDLPAWSGPTPSLSTQVADGTVPRLLVAGDGLATAPAVFAALLAGGGIVGPEVAVGEDRAQEEAVTARAGGD; this comes from the coding sequence ATGAGTTCCCAGACGTCCATCCAGCTGCTCACGGCGCTCGAGCGCAGCGGGCCCCGTCCCGCTCTGGCCTGGTACGGGGAGGCCGCCCGCATCGAGCTGTCCGGGCACGTGCTGGCCAACTGGGTGATCAAGTCCATCGGGCATCTGCACGATGAGCTCGCCCTCGAGCCCGGGGAGGCGGTGGTGCTGGACCTGCCCGCGCACTGGAAGCGTCTGGCGCTGGCCCTGGCGGCCTGGTCGCTCGGCGCGGACGTGACGGTCCTGGACCGGATCGCAGAGCACGAGCACGAACACGAGCACGAGCACGAGCACGAGCACGAGCACGAGTCTGCTCCCGCGGGCCCCCGCGTGGTGGCGACCGACCGCCCAGACTCCGCCCTGGCCGCGGACGCGGACGAGGTGCTGGCCCTCGACGCGGTCTCGCTCGCGCCCCGTTTCGGGGGCGCACTGCCCGTCCTGGCCCACGACTGGGTGGCGGAGGTGCGCGCGAGCCCGGATCAGCTGGGCGTCGACCTGCCGGCCTGGAGCGGTCCGACGCCCAGCCTCTCGACGCAGGTCGCCGACGGGACCGTGCCGCGGCTCCTGGTCGCGGGCGACGGGCTGGCCACGGCCCCCGCGGTGTTCGCCGCCCTGCTGGCCGGGGGCGGGATCGTCGGCCCGGAGGTCGCGGTCGGCGAGGACCGCGCCCAGGAGGAAGCGGTCACCGCGCGCGCGGGCGGCGACTGA
- a CDS encoding ABC transporter ATP-binding protein — MSPHPQDVPTSAAVPTEVEMVRVEHVTKQFSLRHDHSLKELVFSALQRKKLADTFLALDDVDLTVHAGETVGLIGFNGSGKSTLLKTISGVLFPDRGRVQLRGRVAGLIEVGAGFHPDLSGRENVYLNGAILGMDREQIDAKFAEIVAFSEIEEFIDTEVKYYSSGMFLRLAFSVAVHTDPDIFLVDEILSVGDEPFQRKCLERIRELQEAGRTMVVVSHELEMLEKLCTRIVVLRRGTIVFDGDPEQAVATLRAD; from the coding sequence ATGAGTCCCCATCCGCAGGACGTCCCGACCTCGGCCGCCGTCCCCACCGAGGTGGAGATGGTGCGCGTCGAGCACGTGACCAAGCAGTTCTCCCTGCGGCATGACCACTCGCTCAAGGAGCTGGTGTTCTCGGCGCTGCAGCGCAAGAAGCTCGCCGACACCTTCCTGGCCCTGGACGACGTGGACCTCACCGTGCACGCGGGGGAGACGGTGGGGCTGATCGGCTTCAACGGCTCGGGGAAGTCGACTCTGCTCAAGACCATCTCCGGGGTGCTGTTCCCCGATCGCGGACGAGTGCAGCTGCGCGGGCGGGTGGCCGGTCTGATCGAGGTCGGGGCCGGCTTCCACCCCGATCTGTCCGGCCGCGAGAACGTCTACCTCAACGGCGCGATCCTCGGCATGGACCGCGAGCAGATCGACGCGAAGTTCGCCGAGATCGTCGCTTTCAGCGAGATCGAGGAGTTCATCGACACCGAGGTGAAGTACTACAGCTCGGGCATGTTCCTGCGGCTGGCCTTCTCGGTGGCGGTGCACACCGATCCGGACATCTTCCTGGTCGACGAGATCCTCTCGGTCGGTGACGAGCCGTTCCAGCGCAAGTGCCTGGAGCGGATCCGGGAGCTCCAGGAGGCCGGGCGGACGATGGTCGTGGTCTCCCATGAGCTGGAGATGCTCGAGAAGCTGTGCACGCGCATCGTCGTGCTGCGTCGGGGCACGATCGTCTTCGACGGGGACCCGGAGCAGGCCGTCGCCACCCTGCGCGCCGACTGA
- a CDS encoding ABC transporter permease, which translates to MTAAARPPAAARPPAGRRPSRAEQAQGWRAPGQDAGWLNPLHERFLLRLLVRKELRVRYRGSVLGMLWSYVKPAVQFIVFYIALGVFLELNKGTPAYAVYLFSGIVVINLFGEVFGNATRSITGNAPLVSKIYLPSQLFPWSSMIVALVHFVPQLLVLVVGALLFGWLPSPTALVAFGVGMMILLIFTMGLGMLAAALNAAFRDVENFVDLLVMVATWLSPVLYRITMVQESIGGTIWWWLYQLNPLTIVVELFHVAFWRYSPTVVEGVANDPALMAPGEPFGLWWAGLLIAGVTFVLGTVVFERSKRRFAQEL; encoded by the coding sequence GTGACCGCGGCAGCACGGCCCCCCGCAGCCGCTCGGCCCCCCGCAGGAAGGCGTCCTTCCCGGGCCGAGCAGGCGCAGGGGTGGCGGGCGCCCGGGCAGGACGCAGGATGGCTGAACCCTCTGCACGAGCGGTTCCTGCTGAGGCTGCTGGTGCGCAAGGAGCTGCGGGTCCGCTACCGCGGCAGCGTGCTCGGCATGCTGTGGAGCTACGTGAAGCCCGCGGTGCAGTTCATCGTCTTCTACATCGCCCTGGGCGTCTTCCTGGAGCTGAACAAGGGCACCCCGGCCTATGCGGTGTACCTGTTCAGCGGGATCGTGGTGATCAACCTCTTCGGGGAGGTGTTCGGCAACGCCACCCGGTCGATCACCGGCAACGCCCCGCTGGTCTCGAAGATCTACCTGCCCAGTCAGCTGTTCCCCTGGTCGTCCATGATCGTGGCGCTGGTGCACTTCGTGCCGCAGCTGCTGGTGCTGGTGGTGGGGGCGCTGCTGTTCGGCTGGCTGCCCTCGCCCACCGCGCTGGTCGCGTTCGGGGTGGGCATGATGATCCTGCTGATCTTCACCATGGGGCTGGGCATGCTCGCGGCCGCTCTGAACGCCGCCTTCCGGGACGTCGAGAACTTCGTGGACCTGCTGGTCATGGTCGCCACCTGGCTGTCCCCGGTGCTGTACCGGATCACGATGGTCCAGGAGTCGATCGGCGGGACGATCTGGTGGTGGCTGTACCAGCTGAACCCGCTGACCATCGTCGTCGAGCTGTTCCACGTCGCCTTCTGGCGCTATTCCCCCACGGTCGTCGAGGGGGTCGCGAACGACCCCGCGCTGATGGCTCCCGGGGAGCCGTTCGGCCTGTGGTGGGCCGGTCTGCTGATCGCAGGGGTCACGTTCGTCCTCGGCACCGTCGTCTTCGAGCGCTCCAAGCGGCGCTTCGCGCAGGAACTGTGA